In a genomic window of Primulina huaijiensis isolate GDHJ02 chromosome 10, ASM1229523v2, whole genome shotgun sequence:
- the LOC140985945 gene encoding pumilio homolog 12-like: MFDNNTSAPVPAGYRPTHLKQPYPAVYFLEELKGKVFWEAMDPNCCHFLHQVLERRKPEEMQMIYSELKDQICVLMLDRFGSYVIQKLYEVCDEEQMNQLVFSVTANVDVLMAVCLNSQGSKSMKKFLECLMTPEQISHMISIFQRLTVPLVNNEIGVEVIRHCFDIFPAKQTQIIDVIADNLFEIATKESGSFLLRDVLDSEVFLLESRQRVLTEIIANVHRLSRDPCGHNVVGCVINYRMQDGVRDIVARLTGTFACMSMTKYATNVVLKLIENYKEEYAPQIIDEIICSSDFSRVLQHPCGKKVLERSVPLTTSN; the protein is encoded by the exons ATGTTTGACAATAACACTTCAGCGCCTGTTCCCGCCGGATACAGGCCAACCCATCTTAAACAGCCGTACCCAGCTGTTTATTTTTTAGAAGAATTGAAGGGAAAAGTGTTTTGGGAAGCAATGGATCCGAACTGTTGCCACTTCTTGCATCAGGTACTCGAAAGAAGGAAACCGGAAGAAATGCAAATGATCTATTCTGAGTTGAAAGATCAGATATGTGTTTTGATGCTCGATCGGTTCGGGAGCTATGTAATCCAAAAGCTCTACGAAGTCTGCGACGAGGAACAGATGAATCAGTTGGTTTTTTCAGTCACCGCTAATGTCGATGTACTCATGGCTGTGTGTCTCAACTCTCAAGG ATCAAAGTCCATGAAGAAATTTCTGGAGTGTCTCATGACACCAGAGCAGATATCTCATATGATATCCATCTTCCAACGCCTCACGGTTCCGCTCGTAAACAACGAGATTGGTGTTGAAGTTATTCGCCATTGCTTCGATATCTTCCCTGCGAAACAAACTCAA ATAATCGATGTGATAGCTGATAATCTTTTCGAAATCGCCACCAAGGAAAGCGGGTCCTTCCTTCTTCGGGATGTCCTCGATTCAGAAGTCTTTCTACTGGAAAGCCGACAGCGTGTTCTCACAGAAATAATAGCCAATGTACACCGTTTGTCTCGTGATCCATGCGG GCATAACGTGGTGGGGTGTGTAATAAATTACAGGATGCAGGATGGGGTAAGAGATATAGTTGCTCGACTTACAGGGACTTTCGCTTGCATGTCTATGACCAAATATGCAACCAATGTTGTATTGAAATTGATTGAGAATTACAAAGAAGAATACGCACCCCAAATCATCGATGAGATAATATGCAGTTCTGATTTCTCGAGAGTACTACAACATCCTTGTGGCAAAAAAGTTCTTGAACGCTCGGTACCATTAACAAC CTCGAATTAA